In the genome of Massilia sp. PAMC28688, one region contains:
- a CDS encoding Ig-like domain-containing protein, which translates to MNRSTFLSALAISCALALTACGGGDDGVPLGPFPDITKTEGDEPFALTLPTSKSPGVFVVTSSNPEVATVSADYKVTVVGIGQTVLTASQPEIGSYNPTRTTATLTVKERVCVLPAVKQGQKCVTPPAAT; encoded by the coding sequence ATGAATCGCTCAACATTCCTTTCCGCCCTTGCCATTTCCTGTGCGCTCGCACTGACTGCCTGCGGTGGCGGAGATGACGGCGTCCCGCTCGGTCCCTTCCCTGATATCACCAAGACCGAAGGCGACGAACCCTTTGCGTTGACTCTGCCCACATCGAAAAGCCCTGGTGTGTTTGTCGTCACGAGCAGCAATCCCGAAGTCGCCACCGTGTCGGCAGATTACAAGGTGACCGTTGTCGGTATCGGCCAGACCGTCCTCACCGCATCCCAGCCCGAAATCGGCAGCTACAATCCCACGCGCACCACGGCAACGCTCACCGTCAAGGAGCGGGTATGCGTGCTGCCGGCGGTGAAGCAGGGCCAGAAATGTGTGACACCCCCGGCTGCAACGTGA
- a CDS encoding TetR/AcrR family transcriptional regulator, translating to MNKAAGRPRAADLEARNQNLIETAGELFLSMGYSKVSLELIARQAHVAVRTIYVKFGGKAGLFQAVLIANRDRFIAPQKMESDERPLKQVIGEFSEHFLDMVTTPQALALQRMVIAEANTNPELAQSFYEAGPRQSREALSRFFEKPHVRAQLREDLAIELLPSYLINCVLGDPFSRFLFDPASQPRDTVLGHLHQRLDLFYKSVLRHP from the coding sequence ATGAATAAAGCAGCAGGACGCCCGCGCGCCGCCGACCTCGAGGCGCGCAATCAAAACCTGATTGAAACGGCCGGTGAGCTGTTTTTGAGCATGGGTTACAGCAAGGTCAGCCTGGAGCTGATCGCCCGCCAGGCCCATGTGGCCGTGCGCACCATTTACGTCAAGTTTGGCGGCAAGGCCGGGCTGTTCCAGGCTGTCCTGATTGCCAACCGCGACCGCTTCATCGCGCCGCAAAAGATGGAAAGCGACGAGCGGCCGCTCAAGCAGGTCATTGGCGAATTCAGCGAACATTTTCTCGACATGGTCACCACGCCGCAGGCGCTGGCCCTGCAGCGCATGGTGATTGCGGAAGCGAACACCAACCCGGAACTGGCGCAATCGTTTTATGAGGCAGGACCGCGCCAGTCGCGTGAAGCGCTGTCGCGCTTTTTTGAAAAGCCGCACGTGCGCGCCCAGTTGCGCGAAGATCTGGCGATTGAACTATTGCCCAGTTATCTGATCAACTGTGTGCTGGGCGATCCGTTTTCGCGCTTTCTCTTCGATCCCGCCAGCCAGCCGCGCGACACCGTGCTGGGACACCTGCACCAGCGCCTGGACCTGTTCTACAAGAGCGTCCTGCGCCACCCCTGA
- a CDS encoding DHA2 family efflux MFS transporter permease subunit, translating to MSSSTPTPLRGGFAAPVISETVDARTWVAVAAGMLGAFMAILDIQITNSSLRDILGTLSATQEEGSWISTAYLCAEIVVIPLTALLTQVFGMRGYIIGTTSLFLVFSTLCGAAWNLESMIVFRVLQGFTGGALIPMALTLVMAKLPPSKRAAGMAIFGLTATLAPAMGPTVGGFLAEIYGWPTIFYINWIPGLLLIFGIWWGLDPDKRQLHLLAKADWLGIALMAMGLGCLTIMLEEGNSKDWFESDFIRLFAALSLIGLVGWVYTSMNSRDPFVNLRLYGQRNFLVATALSGVIGMGLYGSSFLLPLYLGQIAGYSPMQIGQVIMWAGLPQLFIMPFAAILSSKVDNRILCAIGLTLFGISCMMNAYMDASTGYDQLFWSQVVRALGQPFIMLTLSQFAMHKIAAHDTASASSLFNMTRNLGGSVGIAMLATTLTNREHFHSAVLGESVSALAPATQLRLEQLTQAFVSSGIDPATAATQALAMIDRIVRREAYVMAYNDGFVIMACFLFACVGALLFADKVKAPSGPGAGAH from the coding sequence ATGTCCAGTTCGACCCCCACACCCCTGCGGGGCGGCTTTGCCGCGCCCGTGATATCCGAAACGGTGGACGCGCGCACCTGGGTTGCCGTCGCCGCCGGCATGCTCGGCGCGTTCATGGCGATCCTCGATATCCAGATCACCAATTCATCGCTGCGCGACATCCTCGGCACGCTCTCGGCCACGCAGGAAGAAGGCTCCTGGATTTCGACCGCCTACCTGTGCGCGGAAATCGTCGTCATTCCGCTGACCGCCTTGCTCACGCAGGTGTTCGGCATGCGCGGCTACATCATCGGCACCACCAGCCTGTTCCTCGTGTTTTCAACCCTGTGCGGGGCCGCCTGGAACCTCGAGAGCATGATCGTATTCCGCGTGCTGCAGGGCTTTACCGGCGGCGCCTTGATTCCGATGGCACTCACGCTCGTCATGGCCAAGCTGCCGCCCTCAAAGCGCGCGGCCGGCATGGCGATCTTTGGCCTGACCGCGACCCTGGCGCCGGCCATGGGACCGACCGTGGGCGGCTTCCTGGCCGAAATCTACGGCTGGCCCACCATTTTCTACATCAACTGGATCCCTGGCCTGCTGCTTATTTTCGGCATCTGGTGGGGCCTCGATCCCGACAAGCGCCAGCTGCATTTGCTGGCCAAGGCCGACTGGCTGGGCATTGCGCTGATGGCCATGGGCCTGGGCTGCCTGACCATCATGCTCGAAGAAGGCAACTCCAAGGACTGGTTTGAATCGGACTTTATCCGCCTGTTTGCCGCGCTGTCGCTGATTGGCCTGGTGGGCTGGGTCTACACCAGCATGAACAGCCGCGACCCGTTCGTGAACCTGCGCCTGTACGGGCAGCGCAACTTCCTGGTGGCCACCGCGCTGTCGGGCGTGATCGGGATGGGCCTGTATGGCTCGTCGTTCTTGCTGCCGCTGTACCTGGGCCAGATTGCCGGCTACAGCCCGATGCAGATTGGGCAGGTCATCATGTGGGCCGGCCTGCCGCAGCTGTTCATCATGCCGTTCGCGGCCATCCTGTCGTCGAAGGTGGACAACCGCATCCTGTGCGCCATCGGCCTGACCCTCTTTGGCATCTCATGCATGATGAATGCGTACATGGATGCCTCCACCGGTTACGACCAGCTTTTCTGGTCTCAGGTCGTGCGCGCCCTGGGCCAGCCTTTCATCATGCTCACGCTGTCGCAATTCGCCATGCACAAGATCGCAGCGCACGACACGGCGTCGGCATCGAGCCTGTTCAACATGACCCGCAACCTGGGCGGCTCGGTCGGCATCGCCATGCTGGCCACCACGCTGACCAACCGCGAGCACTTTCATTCGGCGGTCCTGGGCGAGTCGGTGTCGGCCCTGGCCCCGGCCACCCAGCTGCGCCTGGAGCAGCTCACGCAGGCATTCGTTTCCAGCGGTATTGATCCGGCCACCGCCGCCACCCAGGCACTGGCCATGATCGACCGCATCGTCCGGCGCGAAGCCTATGTAATGGCTTACAACGATGGCTTTGTGATCATGGCCTGCTTCCTGTTTGCCTGCGTTGGCGCGCTGCTGTTTGCAGACAAAGTCAAAGCACCTTCCGGCCCCGGCGCCGGCGCTCATTAA
- a CDS encoding efflux transporter outer membrane subunit has product MKPLILCALLALAGCATVGTDFNPPAAGSAATFRHAAATDSARLPAQWWTVFDDATLNALQQRALRDNPSVRASAQRLLQAQAQLSTLRAAQGPTVNVGASVANSRSSQLTTQSLALGGREIAGNNYAIGASLSYELDLWGRVKRVVEAADAQAMVTQHERDGVILLLSSQVAATYWQLRGMDAEMAILKQALAARGEAQQVVEARFEGGFTNELDVVRARVERANAEADLHEVQRQRNLLENSLAVLVGVAPTAPLIASLDSTTLPEPPAIPVGLPASLLAQRPDLAASVAGLRAANANVAMAEGAFYPSLSLTSNIGFASESLSDIARSGARQFSVGPLALSLPLFDGGRNKANLALSKARYAEAVANHEGRLLTALREVEDALSDLQQRQRQGDVQAQSQQAAARAVLVAGARYERGLSTYLDVTDAQRSSLAADRAAAQIRTQRLLATVAVARSLGAGWTAQAPLATIASAR; this is encoded by the coding sequence ATGAAGCCATTGATCTTGTGCGCACTGCTGGCGCTGGCCGGCTGCGCTACTGTCGGCACCGATTTCAACCCGCCTGCCGCCGGCAGCGCTGCCACTTTCCGCCATGCCGCGGCCACTGACAGTGCGCGCCTGCCGGCCCAGTGGTGGACCGTGTTCGACGACGCCACCCTCAACGCGCTGCAGCAGCGCGCGCTGCGCGACAACCCGAGCGTGCGTGCCAGCGCCCAGCGCCTGCTGCAGGCCCAGGCGCAGCTGTCGACACTGCGCGCGGCCCAGGGGCCCACGGTCAACGTGGGCGCGTCGGTGGCCAATTCGCGTTCGTCCCAGCTGACCACCCAAAGCCTGGCGCTGGGCGGGCGCGAGATCGCGGGCAACAACTATGCCATTGGCGCGTCGCTGTCGTACGAACTCGATCTGTGGGGCCGCGTCAAGCGCGTGGTGGAAGCGGCCGACGCCCAGGCCATGGTCACCCAGCATGAGCGCGACGGCGTGATCCTGCTGCTCTCGTCGCAGGTCGCCGCCACTTACTGGCAGCTGCGCGGCATGGATGCCGAAATGGCGATCCTCAAGCAGGCTTTGGCCGCCCGCGGCGAAGCCCAGCAAGTGGTGGAAGCCCGCTTTGAAGGCGGCTTCACCAATGAACTCGACGTGGTGCGCGCGCGCGTGGAACGCGCCAATGCAGAAGCAGACCTGCATGAAGTGCAGCGCCAGCGCAATCTGCTGGAAAACAGCCTGGCGGTGCTGGTGGGCGTGGCCCCGACCGCGCCGCTCATTGCCAGCCTGGATAGCACTACCTTGCCCGAGCCGCCGGCGATCCCGGTTGGCCTGCCGGCCAGCCTGCTGGCGCAGCGTCCCGACCTGGCAGCGAGCGTGGCCGGCCTGCGCGCGGCTAACGCCAACGTGGCGATGGCCGAAGGCGCGTTCTACCCCTCGCTGTCCCTGACCAGCAATATCGGCTTCGCCTCCGAGAGCCTGTCGGACATTGCAAGGAGCGGCGCGCGCCAGTTTTCGGTCGGTCCCCTGGCGCTGTCGCTGCCGCTGTTCGACGGCGGCCGCAACAAGGCCAATCTGGCGCTGTCGAAGGCGCGCTACGCAGAAGCTGTCGCCAACCACGAAGGGCGCCTGCTGACGGCCCTGCGCGAAGTGGAAGATGCGCTGTCGGACCTGCAGCAGCGCCAGCGCCAGGGCGATGTGCAGGCCCAGTCGCAGCAGGCTGCCGCGCGCGCCGTGCTGGTGGCCGGCGCGCGCTATGAGCGCGGCCTGTCGACCTATCTCGATGTGACGGACGCCCAGCGCTCATCGCTGGCAGCGGACCGCGCGGCGGCCCAGATCCGCACCCAACGCCTGCTGGCGACGGTGGCGGTGGCCCGTTCGCTCGGCGCCGGCTGGACTGCGCAGGCGCCGCTGGCGACCATCGCCAGCGCCAGGTAA
- the aceF gene encoding dihydrolipoyllysine-residue acetyltransferase: MSTVEVKVPDIGDFKEVEVIELMVKPGDTVKVDQSLITVESDKASMEIPCSHAGVVKELKIKVGDKVKEGSLVLILEAAEGAADAAAPAPAAAPAEAPAAPAPAPAPAPAAPAPAAAPAPAPAAAPAAAAPAPAASNSKAHASPSIRKFARELGVDLSRVAGSGPKGRITQEDVQNFVKGVLASASPGNGAAAPKGGSGVGLDLLPWPSLDFSKFGPTELQPLSRIKKISGPNLHRNWVMIPHVTQFDESDVTDLEQFRVDSNAALAKAKSTVKLTMLAFVIKASVAALKKYPAFNASIDETGANLFLKQYYNIGFAADTPNGLMVPVVKDADKKSISQIATEMAELSGAARDGKLSPANMQGATFTISSLGGIGGTAFTPIINAPEVAILGLSKSAMKPVWDGAAFQPRLMLPLSLSYDHRVIDGAMAARFTAYLAEVMSDLRKSLL, translated from the coding sequence ATGAGTACAGTGGAAGTCAAAGTCCCGGACATCGGCGACTTCAAGGAAGTGGAAGTAATCGAACTGATGGTCAAGCCGGGCGACACCGTGAAGGTGGACCAATCGCTGATCACGGTCGAATCGGACAAGGCCAGCATGGAAATCCCGTGTTCGCACGCGGGCGTGGTCAAGGAACTGAAAATCAAGGTGGGAGACAAGGTCAAGGAAGGTTCGCTGGTCCTGATCCTGGAAGCGGCCGAGGGCGCGGCCGATGCCGCAGCACCTGCGCCGGCAGCTGCGCCGGCCGAGGCGCCTGCCGCTCCCGCGCCTGCTCCTGCGCCTGCGCCTGCTGCTCCCGCGCCTGCTGCTGCGCCGGCACCTGCTCCGGCAGCGGCACCTGCGGCAGCTGCGCCAGCGCCGGCTGCGTCAAATTCAAAAGCGCATGCCTCGCCATCGATCCGCAAGTTCGCGCGCGAACTGGGCGTGGACCTGTCGCGGGTGGCGGGCAGTGGTCCCAAGGGCCGCATCACCCAGGAAGACGTGCAGAATTTCGTCAAGGGCGTGCTGGCCAGCGCGTCACCGGGCAATGGCGCCGCCGCTCCCAAGGGTGGCAGTGGTGTGGGCCTGGACCTGCTGCCATGGCCGTCGCTCGACTTCAGCAAGTTCGGGCCGACCGAGCTGCAGCCGCTGTCGCGCATCAAGAAGATCAGCGGTCCGAACCTGCACCGCAACTGGGTCATGATCCCGCACGTCACGCAGTTCGACGAGTCCGACGTGACCGACCTGGAACAGTTCCGTGTCGATTCCAACGCCGCCCTGGCCAAGGCCAAGTCCACGGTCAAGCTCACCATGCTCGCCTTTGTCATCAAGGCGTCGGTAGCCGCGCTCAAGAAGTATCCGGCGTTTAACGCGTCCATCGACGAGACCGGCGCAAACCTGTTCCTCAAGCAGTACTACAACATCGGCTTTGCCGCCGACACGCCGAACGGCCTCATGGTCCCCGTGGTCAAGGATGCGGACAAGAAGTCCATCTCGCAGATCGCCACTGAAATGGCAGAACTGTCGGGCGCTGCGCGCGACGGCAAGCTTAGCCCCGCCAACATGCAGGGCGCGACCTTCACCATCTCGTCGCTGGGCGGCATTGGCGGCACCGCGTTCACACCGATTATCAATGCACCGGAAGTGGCCATTCTCGGCCTGTCCAAGTCGGCCATGAAGCCGGTGTGGGACGGCGCCGCATTCCAGCCGCGCCTGATGCTGCCGCTGTCGCTGTCGTACGACCACCGCGTGATCGATGGCGCCATGGCTGCCCGCTTCACCGCATATCTGGCAGAAGTCATGTCGGACCTGCGCAAGTCGCTGTTATAA
- the lpdA gene encoding dihydrolipoyl dehydrogenase yields the protein MSTIDVKVPNIGDFKEVEVIELMIKVGDTIKVDQSLVTVESDKASMEIPSTHAGVVKELKIKVGDKVAEGSILLTVEASAGEAAPAAAPASPAPAAATPPSAPTESQAPARPDAAPVGAAAAPAPQMAKYDGKVDVECEMMVLGAGPGGYSAAFRSADLGMNTVLVERYSSLGGVCLNVGCIPSKALLHVAAVIDETAGMSKHGVTFAKPEINLDELRAYKDKVITKMTGGLAGMAKARKVNVVQGVGQFVSANHIEVTGEDGSKKVIQFQKAIIAAGSSVVKLPFVPEDPRIVDSTGALELRQIPKRMLVIGGGIIGLEMATVYSTLGARIDVVEMMDGLMQGADRDMVKVWQKFNEKRFDNIMTKTKTVAVEALAEGIKVSFEAAEAGGQAPEPQVYDMVLVAVGRSPNGKKIAADKAGVTVSERGFIPVDGQMRTNVPHIFAIGDLVGQPMLAHKAVHEAHVAAEAAHGEKAFFDAKVIPSVAYTDPEVAWVGITEDEAKAQGIKLEKGHFPWAASGRAVANGREEGFTKLLFDAETHRIVGGGIVGTHAGDMIGEIALAIEMGADGVDIGKTIHPHPTLGESIGMAAEVYKGVCTDLPPPRKR from the coding sequence ATGAGCACAATCGACGTCAAGGTCCCGAACATTGGTGACTTCAAGGAAGTGGAAGTAATTGAGCTGATGATCAAGGTGGGTGACACCATCAAGGTCGACCAGAGCCTGGTCACGGTGGAGTCGGACAAGGCCAGCATGGAAATTCCTTCCACCCACGCAGGCGTGGTCAAGGAGCTGAAAATCAAGGTAGGCGACAAGGTGGCCGAAGGGTCGATCCTGCTGACTGTGGAAGCGTCGGCCGGCGAGGCCGCCCCTGCCGCTGCACCCGCGTCGCCGGCACCGGCAGCGGCCACGCCACCATCGGCGCCGACAGAATCGCAGGCGCCTGCGCGTCCGGATGCGGCCCCGGTGGGCGCTGCTGCCGCGCCAGCGCCCCAGATGGCAAAGTATGACGGCAAGGTCGATGTTGAATGCGAGATGATGGTGCTGGGAGCAGGTCCCGGCGGCTACTCGGCCGCCTTCCGTTCTGCGGACCTTGGCATGAACACGGTGCTGGTGGAGCGCTATTCGTCGCTCGGCGGCGTATGCCTGAATGTTGGCTGCATTCCGTCCAAGGCGCTGCTGCACGTGGCGGCCGTCATTGACGAAACTGCCGGCATGTCCAAACATGGCGTGACCTTTGCCAAGCCTGAAATCAACCTCGATGAGCTGCGTGCCTACAAGGACAAGGTCATCACCAAGATGACCGGCGGCCTGGCCGGCATGGCCAAGGCACGCAAGGTCAACGTGGTGCAGGGCGTGGGCCAGTTTGTCAGCGCCAATCACATTGAAGTGACGGGCGAGGACGGCAGCAAGAAGGTAATCCAGTTCCAGAAAGCGATCATCGCCGCTGGTTCGTCGGTGGTGAAGCTGCCGTTCGTGCCGGAAGATCCGCGCATTGTGGACTCCACCGGCGCGCTTGAACTGCGCCAGATCCCCAAGCGCATGCTGGTCATCGGCGGCGGCATTATTGGCCTGGAAATGGCCACCGTGTACTCCACGCTGGGCGCGCGCATCGACGTGGTCGAAATGATGGATGGCCTGATGCAGGGCGCGGACCGCGACATGGTCAAGGTCTGGCAAAAGTTCAACGAGAAGCGCTTCGACAACATCATGACCAAGACCAAAACGGTCGCGGTGGAAGCGCTGGCCGAAGGCATCAAGGTCTCGTTCGAGGCTGCCGAAGCCGGCGGCCAGGCGCCCGAGCCGCAGGTCTACGACATGGTGCTGGTGGCGGTTGGCCGCAGCCCGAACGGCAAGAAGATCGCTGCCGACAAGGCTGGCGTGACGGTGTCCGAGCGTGGCTTCATCCCCGTTGATGGCCAGATGCGCACCAACGTGCCGCACATCTTCGCCATCGGCGACCTGGTGGGCCAGCCGATGCTGGCGCACAAGGCCGTGCACGAGGCGCATGTGGCGGCGGAGGCTGCGCACGGCGAGAAGGCATTTTTCGATGCCAAGGTCATTCCATCGGTGGCCTACACCGATCCGGAAGTGGCATGGGTCGGCATCACGGAAGATGAAGCCAAAGCGCAGGGCATCAAGCTTGAAAAGGGCCACTTCCCGTGGGCCGCAAGTGGCCGTGCCGTTGCCAACGGCCGCGAAGAAGGCTTCACCAAGCTGCTGTTCGACGCCGAGACGCACCGCATCGTCGGCGGCGGCATCGTGGGCACCCACGCCGGCGACATGATCGGCGAGATCGCGCTGGCCATCGAAATGGGGGCGGACGGTGTCGATATCGGCAAGACGATTCACCCGCACCCGACGCTGGGCGAGTCGATCGGCATGGCCGCCGAAGTGTACAAAGGCGTGTGCACCGACCTGCCGCCGCCGCGCAAGCGCTAA
- a CDS encoding methyl-accepting chemotaxis protein — MNTSGFTIGKRLALGFGAVFALVIVLSSMAVSRVNDVDTALHQINQVNNVKQRYAINFRGSVHDRAIALRDVVLATDAAAAGTHLALIKQLEENYTRSAGPLDELFAKRADISAEEKAALAGIKESERKTLPLIAKVVELRLADSTPEASALLAAQAAPAFVEWLASINKLIDLEEKMNAGEAAKASSLTSSFLAWMAVLCAIAIAVGSLAAWYISRGLLRQLGGQPEYAAAIVRSIADGNLAVQIDTAARDDASLLFAMKGMRDSLTAIVAQVRTGTVTIGNASSEIAAGNMDLSARTEAQTGTLEETASSMEELTSTVRQNADNARQANLLAVSASEVAVKGGAVVAQVVDTMAAINDSSRKIVDIIGVIDSIAFQTNILALNAAVEAARAGEQGRGFAVVAAEVRNLAQRSAAAAHEIKTLIGNSVERVDAGARLVNEAGSTMDDIVSSVKRVTDIMAEISLASQEQTAGIEQVNVAIGQMDAVTQQNAALVEQATAASAALSEEAVALARVVSVFTLGAPAAASVTPLPRRRAAPGPQPGPARTPAPARKLANGAGPDQWESF, encoded by the coding sequence ATGAACACTTCGGGCTTTACCATTGGCAAACGCCTGGCGCTGGGCTTTGGCGCCGTTTTTGCGCTCGTGATCGTGCTCTCGTCCATGGCCGTGTCGCGCGTCAATGACGTTGACACAGCCCTGCACCAGATTAATCAGGTCAACAATGTCAAGCAGCGTTACGCCATCAATTTCCGCGGCAGTGTGCATGACCGCGCCATTGCCCTGCGCGACGTGGTGCTGGCGACCGACGCCGCTGCCGCCGGGACCCACCTGGCATTGATCAAGCAGCTGGAAGAGAACTACACCCGCTCGGCCGGTCCCCTGGACGAGCTGTTCGCCAAGCGCGCCGACATCAGCGCCGAGGAAAAGGCGGCCCTGGCAGGCATCAAGGAGAGCGAGCGCAAGACGCTGCCCCTGATTGCGAAAGTGGTCGAACTGCGCCTGGCCGACAGCACGCCGGAGGCAAGCGCGCTGCTGGCGGCACAGGCGGCGCCGGCCTTTGTCGAGTGGCTGGCCAGCATCAACAAGCTGATTGACCTGGAAGAAAAAATGAACGCCGGCGAAGCGGCCAAGGCTTCCTCGCTCACCAGCAGCTTCCTGGCCTGGATGGCAGTGCTGTGCGCCATTGCCATTGCGGTCGGATCGCTGGCAGCGTGGTACATCAGCCGCGGCCTGCTGCGCCAGCTGGGCGGCCAGCCGGAATACGCCGCCGCCATTGTGCGCAGCATTGCCGACGGCAACCTGGCAGTGCAGATCGACACGGCCGCCAGGGACGACGCCAGCCTGCTGTTTGCCATGAAAGGCATGCGCGACAGCCTGACGGCGATCGTCGCCCAGGTGCGCACTGGAACCGTCACCATCGGCAATGCTTCCAGCGAAATTGCTGCCGGCAATATGGACCTGTCGGCGCGCACAGAAGCCCAGACCGGCACGCTCGAAGAAACGGCGTCGTCGATGGAGGAGCTGACGTCCACGGTGCGCCAGAATGCCGACAACGCGCGCCAGGCCAACCTGCTGGCAGTGTCGGCGTCGGAAGTGGCTGTCAAGGGAGGGGCGGTGGTGGCCCAGGTGGTCGACACCATGGCGGCCATCAATGATTCATCGAGGAAGATCGTCGACATCATCGGCGTGATCGACAGCATCGCCTTCCAGACCAATATCCTCGCGCTCAACGCTGCGGTGGAAGCGGCGCGCGCGGGCGAACAGGGCCGCGGCTTTGCCGTGGTGGCCGCCGAAGTGCGCAACCTGGCCCAGCGCTCGGCGGCGGCGGCGCATGAAATCAAGACCCTGATCGGCAATTCGGTGGAGCGGGTCGATGCCGGCGCCAGGCTGGTCAACGAGGCCGGCAGCACCATGGACGACATCGTCTCCAGTGTCAAGCGGGTGACCGACATCATGGCCGAGATCAGCCTGGCCAGCCAGGAGCAGACCGCCGGCATCGAGCAAGTCAACGTGGCGATCGGGCAAATGGATGCCGTGACCCAGCAAAACGCCGCCCTGGTCGAACAGGCTACTGCCGCTTCCGCCGCACTCAGTGAAGAAGCCGTGGCCCTGGCGCGGGTGGTGAGCGTGTTTACCCTTGGCGCGCCGGCGGCTGCCAGCGTCACGCCACTGCCGCGTCGCCGTGCCGCGCCAGGTCCGCAGCCAGGTCCGGCCCGCACGCCGGCACCGGCCCGCAAGCTGGCCAACGGCGCCGGTCCGGATCAATGGGAAAGCTTTTGA
- a CDS encoding HlyD family secretion protein, with product MSQPQTKVELTQLAPVAPATEPATTPPNWRVRAVLGLIVLGAAGFGAKMWYHSTHYVETENAYISGHVTPVSSRIAGVVTKVMVEDNQTVKAGQVIAQLDPSDQGVRVEQIEAQIATAQQQVLQAEAQVAQVRAQAAAAAAQVAQSQANLVRANQDAQRYSQLYTSTMKAVSKAEVDAANAGRAGASADLAARRGNVDAAQAQIVAAGAARDVVKAQIKVLQAQLKDAKQQLAYNSILAPVDGRLGRRSVEVGARVQPGQQLAAIVQDEMWVTANFKETQLAGLKPGQAVKVVIDAMPKQPLTGRLDSFSPASGNQFALLPADNATGNFTKIVQRVPVKIVLRAEDQKALRGRLVPGMSAMAEIELNQEVAAAPATVAAR from the coding sequence ATGTCCCAGCCTCAAACCAAGGTCGAGTTGACCCAGCTTGCCCCCGTCGCACCAGCTACCGAGCCGGCCACCACGCCGCCGAACTGGCGCGTGCGTGCTGTGCTTGGCCTGATCGTGCTGGGCGCGGCCGGCTTTGGCGCCAAGATGTGGTATCACAGCACGCATTATGTGGAAACGGAGAATGCCTATATCTCCGGTCATGTCACACCGGTCTCGTCGCGCATTGCCGGGGTCGTCACCAAGGTCATGGTGGAAGACAACCAGACCGTCAAGGCAGGGCAGGTGATCGCCCAGCTTGACCCGTCCGACCAGGGGGTGCGCGTGGAGCAGATTGAAGCGCAGATTGCCACCGCCCAGCAGCAGGTGCTGCAGGCCGAGGCGCAGGTGGCCCAGGTCCGCGCCCAGGCGGCAGCAGCGGCGGCCCAGGTGGCGCAGTCGCAGGCCAACCTGGTACGCGCCAATCAGGATGCCCAGCGTTACAGCCAGCTCTATACATCGACCATGAAAGCGGTATCGAAAGCGGAAGTGGACGCCGCCAATGCCGGCCGCGCCGGTGCCAGTGCCGACCTGGCCGCGCGCCGCGGCAATGTGGACGCCGCCCAGGCTCAGATCGTCGCCGCGGGCGCCGCGCGCGATGTGGTCAAGGCCCAGATCAAGGTGCTGCAGGCGCAGCTCAAGGATGCAAAGCAGCAGCTGGCCTACAACAGCATCCTGGCGCCGGTGGACGGGCGCCTGGGGCGGCGCAGCGTGGAAGTGGGCGCGCGCGTGCAGCCCGGCCAGCAGCTGGCCGCCATCGTGCAGGATGAAATGTGGGTGACCGCCAATTTCAAGGAAACCCAGCTTGCCGGCCTCAAACCCGGCCAGGCCGTCAAGGTGGTGATCGACGCCATGCCCAAGCAGCCTTTGACGGGTCGCCTGGACAGCTTCTCGCCCGCCTCGGGCAATCAGTTTGCGCTGCTGCCGGCAGATAACGCCACCGGCAACTTCACCAAGATCGTCCAGCGCGTGCCGGTCAAGATCGTGCTGCGTGCAGAAGACCAGAAGGCCCTGCGCGGTCGCCTGGTGCCGGGGATGTCGGCCATGGCCGAAATCGAATTGAACCAGGAAGTCGCGGCTGCGCCAGCGACGGTCGCCGCCCGCTAA